The Paraburkholderia hospita DNA segment CCCGGGTCAAGCTTGATACGAAGCGGCTGGAGTGCGCAGCTGTCGGCCATGCGATCGACGAGGCGAATCACGAATGGCATGACGCGATGCACCCGCGCACGGCCACGCGCGAGCAAATGCCTCGCACGCTTCTCGCTGCACGGCATCAACGGCCTGCCATTCCGGTCCAGCACGAACGCCGACATGTCGGCTCCCTTAAAAAACGTTGCCCTTACGGGCCTGGTGACGCTCCCCTTGCGGGAAGTCTCCCCTCGACCATGTTGCGCAGCAGGTGTCAGTGATAGAACTGACGGGGACGATCCGTTTCGTGCTTACCCGGTCGCTTGTCTGCAACCGCCCCTTCCAGAGCCTGACGCTGAGGAAGCACGTCAGGGTGGGTCTGCTATCTTCTGCGCAACGTAGCGCCTCGCGGCGCTCGGTCTGGTCAACCCGAGCTTGATTCACCGCTTCAAGCTCCGCCCTTTTTTAGGGCGGGGTGGTTGCCTTTTATCGGTCTGCGGATGGGAAGACACGGGAAAACAAAGGCCGAAGCTGCCCGCTAGCGCGCCGTCCGGCACAACGCTGGGGTCGCCCGAAACGCTTATTGTAAGCCGTCTGTCGGGACAGCCCGATACACAGCATCCGCCCGCGCTCGTACGCGATAGCGCCGGTTTTGCGACAATAGCGGTCTTTCGCCGCGCCGCCAACCAGCATGAACGCCCGATGAGATCATCTGAAAGGCAGCAAGACGCACGGCTACCGGCGAGCTCGCCCGCAACCCTTTACGACCGTCCGCGGTCCGCGCAATGGCACTTCCCCATATCGATCTCCTGTTTTCCGCGTCGGGTCTGTTCGTCGGCTTTCTGGTCGGACTGACGGGCGTAGGCGGCGGCTCGCTGATGACGCCGATCCTCGTGCTGCTGTTCAACGTCCATCCGGCGACGGCCGTTGGCACGGACCTGCTGTACGCCGCCGCGACCAAGGCGACGGGCACGCTCGTGCATGGGGTGAAGGGTTCGATCGACTGGCAGGTGACCTTGCGCCTTGCCGCGGGCAGCGTGCCCGCCGCCACCATCACGCTGATCCTGCTGCACCGCTACGGGATGACCTCGACGCGCGGCGGACATCTGATCTCTCTCGTGCTCGGCGTGGCGCTGCTGATCACCGCGATCGCGCTGATATTCCGGCCGCAGTTGACGAAGCTCGCGGCTTCGCGCAAGCGCGCGACGGGTCAGGGCAGCACGCTCGGGCTGACGATGCTCACGGGCGCGATCCTCGGCGTGCTGGTGTCGTTGACCTCGGTCGGCGCGGGCGCGATCGGCGTCACCGTGCTGCTGCTGCTCTATCCGATGCTGCCGACCATGCGCATCGTCGGCTCCGATATCGCGCACGCCGTGCCGCTCACGCTGCTCGCGGGCGCGGGGCACTGGCTGCTCGGTTCGATCGACTGGTCGATGCTGCTGTCGCTGCTGGTCGGCTCGCTGCCGGGCATCGTGATCGGCAGCTTTCTGTCGTCGAAAGCCCCCGAAAAGTTGTTGCGCAATCTCCTCGCCGCGACGCTGACGCTCGTCGGCGTGCGACTCGTCCTGTCCTGACGGCGAGCGGGCCCGTACGCCCGCCGCGCGTGGCGGATCACCTGCATCACTTGAAGAAGCGGCAGTTCAGGTCGGTTTCGAACTGCCGGACCCAGTGGCCAGCCGTGTCCTCGTGATACGACTGCGCCCAGCCGCCGCGCCGGATCGTCAGAAGACGCGAGCGATGCGACGCGTCGTCGGGATCATCGCTCGCGCTGATGTCGAAATGCGCGGGCGCGAAGCCGTGCCGCGCGCACACCAGCTCGAACGCCGCGCGCTCGCCGATGGGAAGGTCGGTGTAGGTGAAGCGGATCGTGTCCATGGCCGTCGCTCCGTGAAGCATCGTCGATAACTTCACAGTACTGCACCCGACGGGTAAATAGTGTGTCACGGCGCACAAGAACGAACGTCCGTCGCGTTTGGGCGACGGCTAGCGCACAGTCGGTTCCCAGCTTGCGCGATACGCCCCGATTCCTGTCACGCGCATGTCACGCGACCCGCCGTTTCTGGTGCAATGGATGGCGAGCCGCTTCCTCTATCACATCACTTCGGCACGTTCACCGCGCCCGCTTCCACCTGAATCGCGTCCGAACCCGGACTCGCCGAAATCGCGGGGAGGTTGGCTGTCGTCAGCGCGGGCGCGGCGCCTGCCGTGCCGCCGCGCGGCACCGTTCGGATCACCTGCGACGGCGGCAGCGCCGCGCCGCCCTTCAGGTGATTCCACATCAGGTTCAGCGCCTGGATGTTGTAGTAATGCACCGGGATGAAGCGCGTATCGAAGCCGGACACGCTCAGGAACGCGTCGAAGTGCTGGCCGTTCAGCACTTCATAGAACGCGAGCTGGCTCTTCGAGCCTTCCGTGATGCTGTTCATCGCCAGATACGCGCGCGACGCATGGGCATGCGTGGTCAACACCCGCGTCGTCGTGATCCAGAGACATTCATAGGCAGGCGACGCCCGCCGCACTTACCCTAAAACAGCCGAAAACGCCCGCCACGCGAGGCTCGCCGCGTCTGCACGTGCGATGTCCACGCAAAGAGACGCTACGCGGGTGGTCCCGTTTCGTAGAGCCAAGGCTGCCTTCGCTTGCGTATTGCCGCGCACGCCTTGACACCCGCGCTGGATGCGCGCGCAACGAAGCGCCGCCCAAAACGAAACGGGCTCCCGTTGGAAACGGGAGCCCGCTTGTCATTCTGACCGGTAAGCATGCCGCAACATTGCAGTGTGCCGTTCGTCAGGTGACCGGCTGGCCGCTGCCCGCGAGCCGGATCATGGTCCGGCCTGCGCCGGCGCGGCCCTAGCCGCTTATTGCTGCTGGACGTTGATCTTGTTCGACACCGACGTCACGCCAGCCACGCCCTTCGCGACTTCGCCAGCCTGCTGGATCTGGTTGTTGTCGGGGGCCGTGCCCGTCAGCGTGACTGCGCCGCCACGGGCGCGAACGTTGATGTTCGACACGTCGAGGCCTTGCGCCTTCGCGAGGGCCGAGCGGACCTTCTTGCCCAGCGCGCGGTTTTCCGACTTGGCGGCCTTCGAATTGGCGGCGGGTGCAGTTGCTGTCGTGCCGGTGGACGTGGAGTCGCTTGCCTGGGCATACGTGTGGCATGCGACAACCATTGCGACAACACCACCCAGTGCCTTCAGAAAATCGACCGATTTCATACCTTCTCCTTTTTGCTTGGTTTGGACCGCGTTTGACTGCGGCTTGGTTACGACTACGAGAGGCCCGACTGCACGCGCGCGCGAAGGCGCGACGAGGCATGGCGAGCCAGGAGCGTTGACACGGTCTGCGAGAGAGGCATTGGAAAGGATGACGGCCGGCGCGATCCAGCGCGCAGCGGTGCATGACACCGGCCGTGCGCCGCGCAGTTGGCAGCGTGCCCTGGTCTCGTCAGTCTCGCCGGGTCGCGCTGCGCCAACGTCGATGCGCGGCAGCGTTGCCAATGTAATCTAGCCGCGCAAGTTCTGCAAAGGATATCGCGCGTCCTGCACGGTTCCTGTTGCAGCCTGTTCCCGTCCAGTGCAAAACGAAACGGCCGTGCCGGGCGTGCTTCAACAGCCCGCCGTGTGTGCGCCGAAAGCTGCATCCCATCTTTCCAGGTCACTTTTTGTTACGCGTTTACGACCCCGCGAGCCCGCCGCACGCGCCGCCGCAGCATCAATCTCCTGTACCATCGGCGCGAATTCATCCGACCGCACAATCATTTCCATGAAGCCTTCCGACGGACGTCGCCCGGAACGCCCCTCTGACCGCAAGCCACCGCCCCGCCTCGTCGCCCGCTTCGTGGCGATCTCGTGGCGCGATCTCGCTGTATCGTTCGGCCCCATCCTGATAATCAGCGCAATTGCGATCTACGTCGCCGTGCGGCTGATCCAACCCGCCCCGCCCAACACGCTGACGATGGCAGCCGGCCCCAAGGGCAGCACCTTCTGGGTCGCCGCGCAGAAGTACAAGGAAATCCTCGCGCGCAACCGCATCACGCTCAACGTGCTGGAGACGGAAGGCTCGCTCGACAACTACCGCCGGCTGACCGACCCGCACGCGGACATCGACGTCGGCTTCGTACAGGACGGCATCGCGCCGTCGAAAACAACTGACGATCTGATGTCGCTCGGCAGCGTCTCGTATGTGCCCGTGGCGATCTTCTATCGCGGGCCGATGATCACGCTGCTGTCCGAGTTCAAGGGCAAGCGCATCGCGATCGGCGCCGAAGGCAGCGGCACGCGCGAGCTCGCGCTGCAGCTCCTGAAGGCAAATGGCATCACGCCCGACGGCCCGACGAAGCTGCTGCCGCTGTCCGGTGACGACGCTGCCAAAGCGCTGACGGAAGGCAAAATCGACGCGGCGATCCTGACGGGCGACTCCGCGCAGCCGCCCGTGATGGGCAAGCTGTATCGCACGGCGGGCGTGCAGTTCTACGACTTCACTCAGGCCCCCGCCTACGCGAAGCGCTTCCCGTATCTGACGCAGATCGAGATGCCGATGGGATCGTTCGATCTCGGCAAAAACCTGCCGTCGACCACGTTGCACATGATCGCGCCGACGGCCGAACTGGTCGCGCGCGATTCGCTGCATCCCGCGTTGTCCGATCTGCTGATCGACGCGGCGCACGAAGTGCACGGCAAGGCGACGGCGTTGCAGCGGGCGGGCGAATTCCCCGCGCCGCTCGCACAGGACTTCCCGATCAGCGAGGACGCCGCCCGCTACTACAAGTCGGGCAAGAGCTTCCTGTACCGCGTGCTGCCGTTCTGGCTGGCGAGCCTCGCGGACCGGCTGCTGGTCGTGCTCGTGCCGATCATCGTCGTGCTGATTCCGGGGCTGCGGCTCGTGCCGTCGCTGTATGCGTGGCGCGTGAAGTCGCGCATCTACCGCTGGTACGGCGCGCTGATCGCGATCGAGCGCGAGGCGCTCAACGAAACATCGGCGGCCGAGCGCGAGGCACTCATCGTGCGGCTCGACAAGATCGAGGAATCGGTCAACGGTCTGAAGATGCCGCTTGCGTATGCGGATCAGTTCTATGTGCTGCGCGAGCATATCGGCTTCGTGCGTGCGCGCCTCACGCGCGATTCTGACGCGGCGGCGGCGCGCGAAGCATCGGACGCGGCAGGTGCGGCTGACAAGCGTGCTGCGGCAGATGAAGGCCCCCCCGCCGTCGGCCGCGCCGAAGCCCGTTCGGCAATGCACGAGAGCCACGCGGCGCAAGAACATCACGACAATCCCGACAGCCACCAAAGCCACGATAGCGACGCCAGGCCCGGCGGCGACCGTCCTGCCCACACCTCATGACCGCCGTTGGCGCGTACGCCGAACCCGCGCCGCAGCAACGCTGGCCGGGGCAACGCCATTTTGTCAATGGTGCGCACCCGGCTTGCTCCGCGTAAGATCGAAACAATCAGAACGGGCCGGAGCGCTGCATCGCCGACGGCCCGCCGACTCCGGCAACCGGGAGACATCATGACCGATGGCATCGACGCCACGCAGCCACTGTGGTTTTACGACTTTGTCTCACCGTTCTCGTATCTGCTGCTCGAACAGCACGACAAATGGCCTGGGCTGCCGTTCGTGCTGACGCCCGTGTTGCTGAACGATCTGTATCGCCACTGGGGCCAGCGAATCGCCTACGACGTGCCTGCGAAACGCATTTTCACGTACCGGTATGCGCTTTTTCGCGCGGAGCAACTGGGTATTCCGTTCCGCATGCCGCCCGCGCATCCATTTGATTCGACCAAGCCAATGCTGTTGTCCATTGCGCTCGGCTCGGACCTGCAAACGGTGCGGGAAATTTTCCGCTTCATCTGGCGGGACGGACGCGACCCGTCGAGCGCCGATGGCTTCGCCGCGCTGTGCGAAAAGCTGAACGTGCCGAATGGCCAGGAGCTGATCGAGCGCGAGGCGACGCGCGCGCAGCTGATGCGCCAGAGTACCGACGCCATCGCGATCGGCGTGTTCGGCGTGCCGACGTTCTGGCTGAACAAGCAGTTGTTCTGGGGCGAAGACGCGCTGCCCATGGTGCTCTATTGCGCCCGTACACCGAACTGGCTTGATTCGAAGGAAGTGAAGCGGATCACGTCGCTGCCATCGGCGCTGGTGAAGGCCTGAGCGCGCATGCCGTCGTCCGCAAATCGGCGACGGGCACGCGGCGGGTTCGCCGCCGTTCATGGTGTGATGTAGCGTCGCGCCCAGCAAGTGGGCGGATCGCCGGCCGTGATGCCCGTCATAGGGCATGCGCTATGGCCCGCGCAGGGCAAAACGGCCTAAGGTTATAGCTTCGCGCGCGCATGCGGCGAGGCGTCGGGCACAAGGACGCCGCTGCATCGCAATGCACCGTTCGACACAAGCATTCGAAAGCCTTCAACGGGCCTCCCCGCCCCGCCGATTCATGGACGACGACAACGCCGCATCACTCGATATCTGGCTCGTGCGCGTGCTGCGCACGCTGCTCGTCGAGCGCAGCGTCACGCAGACCGCGTTACGCCTGAACCAGACGCAGCCGGCTATCAGCACCGCGCTGCGCAAGCTGCGCGAAACGCTGAACGATCCGATTCTCGTGCGCGGCAAGTCGGGCATGGTGCCGACGGAATATGGCGAATCGCTGCTCGCGTCGGTGCAGAAGGTATTGCGCGATGTCGATTTCGTCGCGACGCCGCATGGCGACTTCGAGCCGGAGCGCTCGCGCCGCACATTCCGCATCGCCGCGCCCGACTATCTGAACGACTTCTTCATGCCGACCGTGATCGCGCAATTCCGCGAGGCGGCGCCGCATGCGCGGCTCGAGATCGAGTCGCTCGGGCCGCTGCTCGATCATGCGTCCGCGCTCGATGCGGGCGAGCTCGATCTGGTGATCGGCAACTGGCCGAAGCCCGACGCGCGCTTCGAGCGCAGCGATCTGTTCTCCGATACCGTCGTGTGCATGATGCGTGCCGATCATCCGCTTGCGAAAGCGCCGCTCACGCGCGACGCCTATCTCGCCGCGCCGCATCTCGCGCCCGCGCATTACAGCGGCGCGCGCGGCGGTGCGATCGATACGGGCTTCGCGCGCGCGCATGCGGCGAGGCGCATCGTCGCGACACTTCCGTACTTCGGGCTCGTGCCGCAAGTGTTGCTGCAATCGGATCTCATCTTCACGACGACGCGCCGCTTCGCGCTGCATTACGCGGAGATGCTGCCGCTGGCTGTCGTCGATGTGCCGATTCCGTTTCCGCGCATCAAGTGCTATCAGATGTGGCATCCGCAGCCGGACCGGCCTAGCGATATTGAATGGTTGCGCAGCTTGATGGCGCAGGTGTCGGAGATGCTGGTGGCGAAGAAGGCAAGGCGTGCGCGGGGAGCGGCGAAGGAACTTAAGGGGGAGAAAAAAACGGACGCCGCGAGTTTGCCCGCTGCGCCCGTTGGAGGAACCGCTCAGTAAGTCACGCGTCGACGCAATCCGCTTCCTGAACCGATACAAAATCAGCCAGCGAAATCTGCTGCGACCGCACCTGCAACAGTTCCGCACACACCGCCACCGCAATCGACGTCGGCGCCTTGTCGACGATCCCTGGCACACCAATTGGACACGTCATCTCGAACAGCCGCTGCGGATCGACACCGCGATCGAGCAAACGCCGCTCGAACTTCACGCGCTTCGTCTTCGAGCCAATCATCCCGAAGTACGCAAAATCGCGCCGCCGCATGATGCGCTCGGTAAGCGCGAAATCGAGCGCGTGGTTGTGCGTCATCACGAGAAAGAACGCGCCAGCAGGCGCTTCGTCGACGACAGCATCGGGCGTGTCCGTCGCCTCGATCTGCACGTTCGCGGGCACTTCGTCGGGGAACAGTTCGTCGCGTTCGTCCACCCATTGCACGACGCACGGCAGGCGGCCAAGCAGCGCGACGAGCGCATGCCCGACATGGCCCGCGCCGAACAGCACGATGTGCATCGGCGGCGGCAGCTGCGTCGCGTGGCCGCTGCGCCGGCCAACCTGAACCGGCATCTGCGCGAAAGTCGGAACGTGCATCATGGCGAACGCCCTCTTCTGAAGTTTAGTGTCCAGCAGCGCGAACAGCGCGGACGGCTTTGAGGATTTCCTCGCTGGTCGCAGGCGCGTTCAGCGGCGGATTCACCTTGTAGTCGCCAACAGCAGCGACGGCATCACGGATCGCGAAGAACACCGAGAACGGCAGCAACAGCGGCGGCTCGCCCGTCGCCTTCGAACGGTGGATGCTGTCCTCCGCATTGCGGTTCTTGAAGAGCCGCACGCGGAAATCGGGCGGTGTGTCGTTGACGGTCGGGATCTTGTAGGTGGACGGCGCGTGCGTCATCAGCTTGCCGCCCGCGTTCCACCACAACTCTTCCGTCGTCAGCCAACCCATGCCCTGAATGAAGCCGCCTTCGACCTGGCCGACATCGATGGCAGGATTCAGCGACGCACCAACGTCATGCAACGCATCGGCGCGCAGCACGCGCATTTCGCCCGTCAACGTGTCGATCACGACTTCCGACACAGCCGCGCCATACGAGTAATAGAAGAACGGGCGGCCTTGCAGCTTCGCCTGATCCCAGTAGAGTTTCGGCGTCGCGTAGAAGCCATCGGACCACAACTGCACGCGCGCGAGATACGCCTTCGCGATCACTTCCTCAAACGGCACGATGGCGTCACCAACCAGCACGCAATCGCCCGCGAAACGCACCTGCGCCGATGTCACCTCGCCCGCGCCGAACTTCCCGGCGGCGAATGCGGCAAGACGCTCGCGCAACTGGCGCGCGGCATCCTGTGCGGCCTTGCCGTTCAGGTCCGAACCCGTCGATGCCGCCGTCGCCGATGTATTCGCCACCTTCGACGTATCCGTCGCCGTCACGCGCACGCGGTTGAAGCTCACGCCAAGCTCATGTGCGACGACCTGCGCGACCTTCGTGTTCAAGCCCTGGCCCATCTCCGTGCCGCCGTGATTCACGAGCACCGAGCCATCGGTATAGATATGAACGAGCGCACCCGCCTGGTTGAAGTGCGTCACATTGAACGCGATGCCGAACTTGCAAGGCGTGAGCGCGAGCCCCTTCTTCAGCACTTCGTTGTTACGGTTGAATTCGAGAATTTCCGCACGGCGCCGGCGGTAATCGCTGGTTGCTTCGAGTTCGTCGATCAGTTCGTGAATCACGTTGTCTTCGACGATCTGCCCATACGGCGTCTGGTTGCGCTCGGTCTTGCCGTACAGGTTGCGGCGGCGCACGTCGAGCGAATCCCTGCCGAGCGAGCGCGCCACGTCGTCCATGATGTACTCGATCGCAAACGCGCCCTGCGGACCGCCGAAACCGCGAAATGCCGTATTCGACTGCGTGTTCGTCTTGCCGCAGAAACCGTCGATGGCGACGTCCGACAGAAAATACGCATTGTCGAAGTGGCACACGGCGCGCGTCATCACGGGGCCGGACAGGTCGGCGGAGAAGCCGCAGCGCGAGGTCATGTCGACGGACACGCCTTCGATCAACCCTTCGTCGTCGTAGCCAACGTCATACGTGTAGTGGAAATCGTGGCGCTTGCCTGTGATCATCATGTCGTCGTCGCGGTCCGGGCGCAGCTTCACCGGACACAACAACTTCC contains these protein-coding regions:
- a CDS encoding sulfite exporter TauE/SafE family protein, with the translated sequence MALPHIDLLFSASGLFVGFLVGLTGVGGGSLMTPILVLLFNVHPATAVGTDLLYAAATKATGTLVHGVKGSIDWQVTLRLAAGSVPAATITLILLHRYGMTSTRGGHLISLVLGVALLITAIALIFRPQLTKLAASRKRATGQGSTLGLTMLTGAILGVLVSLTSVGAGAIGVTVLLLLYPMLPTMRIVGSDIAHAVPLTLLAGAGHWLLGSIDWSMLLSLLVGSLPGIVIGSFLSSKAPEKLLRNLLAATLTLVGVRLVLS
- the xdhB gene encoding xanthine dehydrogenase molybdopterin binding subunit; the protein is MNQQAEPFLKDAKELAEFTQVHVSRPHESAHLHVSGRATYTDDIPELAGTLHAALGTSPKAHAKILSMSFDKVRATPGVVAVFTAGDIPGHNDCAPIVKGDDPILADGIVQYVGQPMFIVVATSHDAARLGARRADIEFEELPAVLTAQQARAANQSVIPPMKLARGDAAARLQRAVHRDAGEMLLGGQEQFYLEGQISYAVPKDDDGMLVYCSTQHPTEMQHLVSHMLGVHSHNVMVECRRMGGGFGGKESQSSMFACCASLAAWKLLCPVKLRPDRDDDMMITGKRHDFHYTYDVGYDDEGLIEGVSVDMTSRCGFSADLSGPVMTRAVCHFDNAYFLSDVAIDGFCGKTNTQSNTAFRGFGGPQGAFAIEYIMDDVARSLGRDSLDVRRRNLYGKTERNQTPYGQIVEDNVIHELIDELEATSDYRRRRAEILEFNRNNEVLKKGLALTPCKFGIAFNVTHFNQAGALVHIYTDGSVLVNHGGTEMGQGLNTKVAQVVAHELGVSFNRVRVTATDTSKVANTSATAASTGSDLNGKAAQDAARQLRERLAAFAAGKFGAGEVTSAQVRFAGDCVLVGDAIVPFEEVIAKAYLARVQLWSDGFYATPKLYWDQAKLQGRPFFYYSYGAAVSEVVIDTLTGEMRVLRADALHDVGASLNPAIDVGQVEGGFIQGMGWLTTEELWWNAGGKLMTHAPSTYKIPTVNDTPPDFRVRLFKNRNAEDSIHRSKATGEPPLLLPFSVFFAIRDAVAAVGDYKVNPPLNAPATSEEILKAVRAVRAAGH
- the xdhC gene encoding xanthine dehydrogenase accessory protein XdhC codes for the protein MMHVPTFAQMPVQVGRRSGHATQLPPPMHIVLFGAGHVGHALVALLGRLPCVVQWVDERDELFPDEVPANVQIEATDTPDAVVDEAPAGAFFLVMTHNHALDFALTERIMRRRDFAYFGMIGSKTKRVKFERRLLDRGVDPQRLFEMTCPIGVPGIVDKAPTSIAVAVCAELLQVRSQQISLADFVSVQEADCVDA
- a CDS encoding TAXI family TRAP transporter solute-binding subunit; this encodes MKPSDGRRPERPSDRKPPPRLVARFVAISWRDLAVSFGPILIISAIAIYVAVRLIQPAPPNTLTMAAGPKGSTFWVAAQKYKEILARNRITLNVLETEGSLDNYRRLTDPHADIDVGFVQDGIAPSKTTDDLMSLGSVSYVPVAIFYRGPMITLLSEFKGKRIAIGAEGSGTRELALQLLKANGITPDGPTKLLPLSGDDAAKALTEGKIDAAILTGDSAQPPVMGKLYRTAGVQFYDFTQAPAYAKRFPYLTQIEMPMGSFDLGKNLPSTTLHMIAPTAELVARDSLHPALSDLLIDAAHEVHGKATALQRAGEFPAPLAQDFPISEDAARYYKSGKSFLYRVLPFWLASLADRLLVVLVPIIVVLIPGLRLVPSLYAWRVKSRIYRWYGALIAIEREALNETSAAEREALIVRLDKIEESVNGLKMPLAYADQFYVLREHIGFVRARLTRDSDAAAAREASDAAGAADKRAAADEGPPAVGRAEARSAMHESHAAQEHHDNPDSHQSHDSDARPGGDRPAHTS
- a CDS encoding BON domain-containing protein codes for the protein MKSVDFLKALGGVVAMVVACHTYAQASDSTSTGTTATAPAANSKAAKSENRALGKKVRSALAKAQGLDVSNINVRARGGAVTLTGTAPDNNQIQQAGEVAKGVAGVTSVSNKINVQQQ
- a CDS encoding 2-hydroxychromene-2-carboxylate isomerase; translation: MTDGIDATQPLWFYDFVSPFSYLLLEQHDKWPGLPFVLTPVLLNDLYRHWGQRIAYDVPAKRIFTYRYALFRAEQLGIPFRMPPAHPFDSTKPMLLSIALGSDLQTVREIFRFIWRDGRDPSSADGFAALCEKLNVPNGQELIEREATRAQLMRQSTDAIAIGVFGVPTFWLNKQLFWGEDALPMVLYCARTPNWLDSKEVKRITSLPSALVKA
- a CDS encoding LysR substrate-binding domain-containing protein, whose product is MDDDNAASLDIWLVRVLRTLLVERSVTQTALRLNQTQPAISTALRKLRETLNDPILVRGKSGMVPTEYGESLLASVQKVLRDVDFVATPHGDFEPERSRRTFRIAAPDYLNDFFMPTVIAQFREAAPHARLEIESLGPLLDHASALDAGELDLVIGNWPKPDARFERSDLFSDTVVCMMRADHPLAKAPLTRDAYLAAPHLAPAHYSGARGGAIDTGFARAHAARRIVATLPYFGLVPQVLLQSDLIFTTTRRFALHYAEMLPLAVVDVPIPFPRIKCYQMWHPQPDRPSDIEWLRSLMAQVSEMLVAKKARRARGAAKELKGEKKTDAASLPAAPVGGTAQ